One genomic segment of bacterium includes these proteins:
- a CDS encoding UvrD-helicase domain-containing protein codes for MTCYQIYGIITLMDILKDLNPQQKEAVLHTNGPLLVLAGAGSGKTRVITYRIAHLLTQGVKPENILGVTFTNKAADEMKKRVELLLGNFFSRSRFWISTFHSACVRILRAHLKNYNFTIYDEEDQLSLVKECLKEINLAFQPKTVLSNISRAKENLIKPQEYQTANYFEEKIKQVYELYQTKLDENNALDFDDILMKTILLWQESPEILQLYQNRFKYILVDEYQDTNYIQYLFTKMLAQKHKNICCVGDDDQSIYSFRGADISNILEFEKDYDNVKIIRLEENYRSTEVILTIANRVINHNLSRKGKTLWTKKKGGSPVITYIASDEHAEASFVARKVTEMSNQGIKLNDFAVLYRVNAQSRVLEEAFRRANIPYSLIGGISFYGRKEIKDVLAYLNIIANPQDTLSLKRIINVPARKIGKTTIQKIEEFGFQKGIPLYKALKQIDTADLLPKTTTTSIMKFVELIENFTKLKDCKSVLELTNEVIVKTGYMEDLQELEETDRIENIKEFLISIEEFEATNEDKTLEAFLSNISLYTNIDRWDDESNKISLMTLHSAKGLEFTYVFITGVEEGLLPHFNAEDEEEERRLCYVGMTRAKEQLFLSYAMNRRLYGGGFRKPSRFLLEGKGQI; via the coding sequence TTGACTTGTTATCAAATTTATGGTATAATTACCTTGATGGATATTTTAAAAGACCTGAATCCACAACAAAAAGAGGCAGTGTTACATACCAATGGACCTTTATTGGTTTTAGCCGGGGCTGGTTCGGGCAAAACCCGTGTAATTACCTATCGAATTGCTCATTTACTTACTCAAGGTGTAAAACCAGAGAATATCCTTGGCGTAACATTTACAAATAAAGCCGCAGATGAGATGAAAAAGCGTGTAGAACTTCTTTTAGGGAACTTCTTTAGTCGCTCAAGATTCTGGATTAGCACATTTCATTCTGCCTGCGTGAGAATCCTCCGCGCTCACCTTAAAAACTATAATTTTACTATCTATGACGAAGAAGACCAACTTAGTCTGGTCAAAGAATGCTTGAAAGAAATAAATCTTGCCTTCCAACCAAAGACTGTCTTATCAAACATATCCAGAGCAAAAGAAAATTTAATCAAACCTCAAGAATATCAAACGGCTAATTACTTTGAAGAAAAGATTAAACAGGTATATGAATTATATCAAACTAAATTAGACGAAAATAATGCCTTAGATTTTGATGATATTTTGATGAAAACCATTCTCTTGTGGCAAGAATCTCCAGAAATTTTACAACTTTACCAGAATAGATTTAAGTATATCTTAGTTGATGAATATCAGGATACAAACTATATTCAATATCTCTTTACCAAAATGTTAGCCCAAAAACATAAGAACATCTGTTGTGTCGGAGATGATGACCAATCAATCTATTCTTTTAGAGGGGCAGATATTAGCAATATATTAGAATTTGAGAAGGACTATGATAATGTGAAAATTATCCGTTTAGAGGAAAATTATCGCTCGACTGAGGTAATTTTGACCATTGCCAATCGGGTGATAAATCATAATCTCAGTCGCAAAGGGAAAACACTCTGGACAAAAAAGAAAGGTGGGAGTCCTGTAATAACTTATATTGCCTCTGATGAACACGCTGAGGCGTCTTTTGTTGCCAGAAAGGTTACAGAAATGAGTAATCAAGGAATTAAATTAAACGATTTTGCCGTGTTATATCGAGTTAATGCCCAATCGCGTGTCTTAGAAGAGGCATTTCGACGGGCAAATATTCCTTACTCGCTTATCGGTGGCATTAGTTTTTATGGCAGAAAGGAAATCAAGGATGTATTAGCTTACCTGAATATCATTGCTAACCCGCAGGATACTTTAAGTTTAAAACGAATCATCAATGTCCCGGCACGCAAGATTGGCAAAACAACTATCCAAAAAATAGAGGAATTTGGCTTTCAAAAAGGCATTCCTCTCTACAAGGCACTAAAACAAATAGATACTGCTGACCTCTTACCTAAAACTACAACCACTTCGATTATGAAATTTGTAGAATTAATAGAAAATTTCACAAAACTTAAAGACTGCAAAAGTGTGCTTGAATTGACAAATGAGGTTATTGTTAAAACAGGATATATGGAAGACTTACAGGAATTAGAAGAAACCGACAGAATTGAGAATATAAAAGAGTTTCTTATCAGTATCGAGGAATTTGAGGCAACAAATGAGGATAAAACTTTAGAGGCATTTTTGTCTAATATCTCGTTATACACTAATATTGACCGTTGGGATGATGAATCAAACAAAATTAGTCTAATGACCTTACATTCAGCCAAAGGATTAGAATTTACTTATGTATTTATTACCGGGGTAGAAGAGGGGTTACTGCCGCATTTCAATGCTGAGGATGAAGAAGAAGAAAGACGACTTTGCTATGTGGGAATGACTCGAGCCAAAGAACAATTATTCTTGAGTTATGCGATGAATAGAAGATTATATGGCGGTGGATTTAGAAAACCCTCAAGATTTCTGCTTGAGGGAAAAGGACAGATTTGA
- the sppA gene encoding signal peptide peptidase SppA, protein MKKESLVITAILLLCIISIGLGVYSIFLRQEQIVEEALFPKGLLPEKKKIAVVHIYGAITLSDDVGGLYKPFRGTQYIIDQLKKFKKEPNIAAVILRINSPGGTVAAVQEIYQQIQELKKAKKKVVVSIGDISASGAYYIACGADKIVANQGSLIGSIGVIMTLPSIHGFLEKVGVKFNIIKSGKYKDIGSAFKEMNEEEKVILQGVIDNAYNQFFNVVAENRPEIKKEKLMSLADGRIFTGEQAKEIGLIDELGTYEDVIKFTAKLANIEGEPVVVEEEKSFKRLLDFMEIKNPFEKIQQDSTKALLEYRYIPGI, encoded by the coding sequence ATGAAAAAAGAAAGCTTAGTTATTACAGCTATTTTACTTTTGTGTATAATTTCAATTGGGCTGGGAGTCTATTCGATTTTCCTTCGCCAGGAACAGATTGTAGAAGAGGCATTATTCCCAAAGGGATTATTGCCAGAAAAAAAGAAGATAGCCGTAGTTCATATTTATGGAGCGATTACTCTTTCAGATGATGTCGGGGGGTTGTATAAACCATTTCGTGGCACACAATATATCATTGACCAACTTAAAAAATTTAAGAAAGAGCCAAATATTGCCGCAGTAATATTAAGGATAAATAGCCCCGGAGGAACAGTTGCCGCAGTTCAAGAAATATATCAGCAAATACAAGAACTTAAAAAGGCAAAGAAAAAAGTAGTTGTTTCCATTGGAGACATATCCGCGTCAGGGGCATATTATATTGCCTGTGGTGCAGATAAAATTGTGGCTAATCAGGGTTCTTTAATCGGTAGTATTGGTGTCATTATGACTCTGCCCAGTATCCATGGATTTCTTGAAAAGGTAGGGGTAAAATTTAATATCATTAAAAGTGGGAAATATAAAGATATTGGTTCTGCTTTTAAAGAAATGAATGAAGAAGAAAAAGTAATCCTTCAAGGAGTAATTGATAATGCCTATAACCAATTTTTTAATGTTGTGGCTGAAAATAGACCAGAGATTAAGAAAGAAAAACTAATGAGCCTCGCTGATGGTCGGATATTCACCGGTGAACAGGCAAAGGAAATTGGGTTAATCGATGAATTAGGAACTTATGAAGATGTAATAAAATTCACGGCTAAATTGGCAAATATTGAAGGTGAACCAGTAGTTGTTGAGGAAGAAAAGTCATTTAAACGCTTATTAGACTTTATGGAAATCAAAAACCCATTTGAAAAAATCCAGCAAGATTCTACAAAAGCCCTTCTTGAATATAGATATATCCCCGGAATATGA
- a CDS encoding response regulator, with product MSKKKILVIDDEPYLVMALKIRLENVGYDVITASDGVEGLDKAQGENPDLIVLDVMMPKKSGYEVCQILKSDDQYKHIPIIMLTAKGQKSDKEWGEKVGADAYITKPFDDAELLSKINELL from the coding sequence ATGTCTAAAAAAAAGATATTGGTAATAGATGATGAACCTTACTTAGTCATGGCATTGAAGATTAGATTAGAAAATGTAGGTTATGATGTCATTACTGCCTCCGATGGCGTAGAGGGATTGGATAAGGCACAGGGAGAGAATCCTGATTTGATTGTTCTTGATGTGATGATGCCTAAAAAAAGTGGCTACGAGGTCTGCCAGATTCTAAAATCAGATGACCAATACAAACACATTCCTATTATTATGTTAACGGCTAAGGGACAAAAGAGTGATAAGGAATGGGGTGAAAAAGTAGGGGCAGATGCCTATATTACCAAGCCTTTTGATGATGCAGAATTATTATCAAAAATAAATGAATTACTGTAA
- a CDS encoding type IV pilus twitching motility protein PilT, protein MVNINELLKIMIEKEASDLHMKVGSPPSLRIYGKLYPIEGYSILTKDDTKAMVNAITTDELKRRFEEDSELDTAYTAEGIGRFRVNLFQQQRTFGAVFRHIPLKIRNFEELVLPAPVLGTLSNLQRGLVIVTGPTGSGKSTTLAAIMNNINLTQRKHIVTIEDPIEYVFEDKMSIINQRELGVDTKSFSNALRRVLRQDPDVIMVGEMRDLETMSLTLLAAETGHLVLATMHTSGVVLAIDRLIDSFPSEQQPQVRMQLSLILEGVISQVLIPRADGKGRVVAVEILMGTPAIRNLIREGKTHQMTTLIHTGGQFGMQTVEQALKVLYQKNLVSFEEAYAASHDAETFRKLVGR, encoded by the coding sequence ATGGTAAATATTAATGAATTACTTAAAATAATGATAGAAAAGGAGGCTTCTGATTTACATATGAAAGTCGGAAGTCCACCTTCATTACGAATTTATGGGAAATTGTATCCTATTGAAGGATATAGTATTTTGACTAAAGATGACACAAAAGCAATGGTAAATGCAATCACGACGGATGAACTAAAAAGGAGATTTGAGGAGGATTCAGAGTTAGATACGGCATATACGGCAGAAGGGATAGGTCGATTTCGAGTGAATTTATTTCAGCAACAACGGACTTTTGGAGCGGTATTTCGCCATATCCCACTTAAAATAAGGAATTTTGAGGAGTTGGTGCTACCGGCACCAGTTTTAGGGACATTGTCTAATTTACAGCGTGGATTAGTTATTGTTACAGGTCCTACTGGCAGTGGTAAATCAACAACATTAGCCGCGATAATGAATAATATCAATTTAACTCAACGCAAACATATTGTTACGATTGAAGACCCAATTGAATATGTTTTTGAGGATAAGATGTCAATTATTAATCAACGGGAGTTAGGCGTAGATACTAAATCTTTTAGTAATGCTTTACGCCGGGTATTACGGCAGGACCCTGATGTGATTATGGTTGGTGAGATGCGTGATTTAGAAACGATGAGTTTGACACTTTTAGCGGCTGAAACCGGCCATCTGGTTCTGGCAACGATGCATACCAGTGGTGTGGTTTTAGCTATTGATAGGCTTATTGATTCTTTTCCATCAGAACAACAACCTCAGGTTCGGATGCAATTATCACTGATATTAGAAGGTGTGATTTCTCAGGTATTGATTCCTCGAGCTGATGGAAAAGGTAGAGTTGTTGCTGTAGAAATCCTTATGGGCACACCGGCGATTAGAAACTTGATTCGTGAAGGAAAAACTCACCAGATGACTACTCTTATCCATACGGGCGGACAATTTGGAATGCAAACAGTAGAACAGGCATTAAAAGTTCTATATCAAAAAAATTTAGTTTCCTTTGAAGAGGCCTATGCCGCCTCTCATGATGCAGAAACCTTTAGAAAATTAGTTGGAAGATAA
- a CDS encoding response regulator, giving the protein MFKILVVDDDPQLVEAVKIRLEVNNYKVITAFNGLEALDKVYKETPDLVLLDAWLPKMNGWEVCRKIKEDASLKAIKVVFLTARTELSNRLIGIQVLKADGYITKPFESEELIKTIKEVLKDV; this is encoded by the coding sequence ATGTTCAAAATATTAGTGGTTGATGATGACCCACAACTTGTAGAGGCAGTAAAAATTAGATTAGAAGTAAATAATTATAAAGTAATTACGGCATTTAATGGCTTAGAGGCATTGGATAAGGTATATAAAGAAACACCTGATTTAGTCCTTTTGGATGCCTGGTTACCAAAGATGAATGGTTGGGAAGTCTGCCGGAAGATTAAAGAAGATGCCTCACTTAAGGCGATTAAAGTTGTCTTTCTTACTGCCCGGACAGAATTGAGTAATAGGTTAATAGGGATTCAAGTGCTAAAGGCTGATGGTTATATCACCAAGCCATTTGAATCAGAAGAATTGATTAAGACGATAAAAGAGGTGTTAAAAGATGTCTAA